Below is a window of Picosynechococcus sp. PCC 7002 DNA.
GCCCATTAGTGGCATTATTTTTACGATTTTTAAGTTTCCCCTACCAACGGGCATTCAATTGCCTTTTTTTGCACAATCACTACAGGGATTTGGCATTCTTTGTTTAGGGATTAGTGCTTTATATGTGTTGGGTTCTTGTGTATTTAAAAAGCCATTGCAGTGGCGTAATTATCAGTTTAAATTTCCTTCATTAAAACTTTCTCTTCAGCAGGTTTTTGTATTTAGTTTGGATTGGGGATTTGCCGCTCTAGCACTGCATTCTCTGTTGGCGCCCCCCCTCAATTATCCTGTTTTTTTCGGAGTTTATGTACTAGCGATGGTTGCCGGCTTAGTGAGTACAATTCCCGGTGGTTTGGGGATTTTCGAGACGGTGATTCTCTTTTTCTTGCAAGACACCCAGCCAGAGGAGGTCATTTTAGCCACCTTAATTGTTTTTCGGGGTCTGTACTATTTATTGCCTTTTGCGATCGCCGTTGCCGCTTTACTGTTGTTTGAATATCGCCAAACCCGTAAACCTAAGCAGTTCTAGGCAGGGAATCTGGTACTGCCCAGGCGGCTAGGTCTAAATTTTGGGTGAAAATCTCGTCAATGGGTAGCAGTTCCCCGGTGGTGGTCAGGAATCTATGGTCTGGGGTCGCCCGAATCATTTGGCCATTTTCCAGTTCATATTCATACAAAAGGCGATCGCCCCGTTGGTGCCACTGTTCAATGAGTTGAGCATAAATCAAGCCTTGCGCATCAACACTGTACACATGGCAGAGCAATTCCTGTTCCACGATAGTTTGGATCGGCAGCACCCCATATTCAACGGTGACGACAGGTGTGCCCCCGGCGAGGCAATATTCCGCAAATTTCACCATCTGGTCGAACAAATCCCTGGCGATCGCCTCCGAAACCCCATTGGTCGCCGCCCCCTCCACGAACTTGGCCTCGTGTTTTTTCATTTCATCAATTTTCTTTTTCCCCATCGCCC
It encodes the following:
- a CDS encoding UPF0104 family protein, whose amino-acid sequence is MIDRKSDRQRFFKKHFLSGISLVICAVAVGVIWQEFRRINWPLVWENLNHLSGAQLGLASFFVVCSYGAIANYDLLAFRYLQKTLDTYKIAFTGLITYAISPNVGFAFLSGSMLRYRLYRQWQVSHLEIAQVIAFTNLSLWVGLLPISGIIFTIFKFPLPTGIQLPFFAQSLQGFGILCLGISALYVLGSCVFKKPLQWRNYQFKFPSLKLSLQQVFVFSLDWGFAALALHSLLAPPLNYPVFFGVYVLAMVAGLVSTIPGGLGIFETVILFFLQDTQPEEVILATLIVFRGLYYLLPFAIAVAALLLFEYRQTRKPKQF